The genome window AAAGGACACTTCGGAGAGCTCAGATGAAATGCAGACAAtgacacatgtatgtgcacacacgtcATGAAATGCCAAAAAGAATAATCTAGTGCTCTCATCTGCATGTTAGAACCCTTCAGTCAGGAACTGAGTAATTGAAGATGTTGAGCAAAGGAAAAGgtcacaaaatatccaggaagcACAGGGCCAGAAAAGGCATGCATATTTTATGTAAGGGCTTCTTGAATATGGATATACTGAGTCTCCTGGGGGTAGTGTTTCTTACATGCTTCCATCCATATGCTTCACTTCAAAGCGGGAATTTAGCATTCTGAGTATAAATGACAACTCTTTAGATATTCCTCCCCTTTCTTGTTCAGTTGTCTCCCTCATGCTTACAATCactttaaagcattttttatctttttgataGTTTATAAaagttttccttattaaaaataacagtacAGAAATGCTATTATCgtccacataattaaaatgtaactttacAGTGATAATTAAATCACAAAATTAGTTATATGTCACCATGATACAGACACATGAACTAAAATGGTGGAGTCTGAGTACACCACCCAAATGGTATTGGCTTACCAGATAGAAAACAATGAGTTCTTAATAGACACCAGTAAGCATGGAGAAATGGTGAGACCACTTAGCAACTGCCTTACATCATAGGCAGACATCTTTTCTATGACAAAACACAACAGACCATCTTTTCCATGACAAAAGGCAAACACTGAGCCTTTTCACAAACTCCTGTGACATTTCCGATGAGCAAATGAAACTGAACGGCCCCACTCCATCCCTTTAAGACTCACTGATGGCAACGTGtcgtatttttaaaattttagcttCTTCATCCTCTAAGGGGAAGACTTGAATTTGTTCATAAATAGCTGGCATCACTCTTAACTAAAACATATCCATAAACAGAGGCGGTGCCTCGGCTAGCACAGACTAGCCTACAGCACTGTTTTATTTAGCCTTCCTCTTGTTTACTATTCACTGCCACTGTTACCTGGGTGGAAGGAGCCCTATAGGCCAGCTTCTATAGGACTAATTGTCTGAGGACACACTGGCtactctctgatcttctagcaccAACCCCTAGACACTGACACCGACACCTCTTAACttggggggcagggaaggagtagggggtgggtagagagagaggaaaggcacaaagaaaagggaagagtctACTTGTTCCAGCTGTGCCTTGTTCCTGTGTTGGCTTTTCCCTAAGCATAGACGCCATTTTCCTTTCAGAGGCTTACAGAAGGACTACAGGACAGATATTGTGTTTGGAACAGATGTCCCCTGCTGGTTTGTGCACAACAGTGGGAAAGGTTTCATCGACGGACACTACAAGGATTACTTCGTACCTCAGCTCTACAGCTTTCTCAAACGGCATTAAGGGTTTGTGGTTTTGGAAattgtatatgtacattttctcCCTGACCCTTTTGGCAGTTTTCCTCAGCTCCAGCAACTCAAAACAAACCCAGATGTTAGAGTGGTCTAAAAGGCCtgctaagaaaataaacatttgcaaAGAAGTCTCAGGAGTCTGTTTCCAGATGATGTGTGTTAATCAAGGTGACACCCAGGAAGTGGGTGGTGAGTCAAGCTGCCACTGAGACCAACCCCAGAAGCTGGTGTTTACTGTGAAAACCCATCTACTGTTGAATGTCACCTCAGCCTTGAGATTAAGCACACACTTGCTGTTAGTACATAGGAGGGTTAACTATGAGACTTTGGGTGAATACTGACAATAAACAGGGGACATTACTTCTTCGTAGCCGCTTCATAACAGAGATTTACACTGAACTTCTGGGCTGCAGGGATAGCACTGTCAAAACTAGATAGATATTTATGTGCAAAACTCAAGAGTAACAGTTATATAGAATAGTTCCATAGAGGTGTTCTGTAAAATCAATCTCATACGTGTAACTCGTGACCAACCTTTAAAAGTTGATGTTTCAACATGCATCACTTATAAAAGTAACTTTATCAGTAACTGTCATATGTAATCCCTCTTGAGACCAGACATATGTTGATTGAttccattttaaatgaataacCAACCTTGGATTTCAAACAGGCCCAACAACTTGGCGGGGACAGTTGGAAACGAGCAGCTTTCTTCCTAGGTAAGCCTGTGCATTCTTTAGAGGATCCTGGGAACAACCATAACTTGATATTTAGTTACATACAGTAGGAACAACTGAGATCTCAGCTGACTAATATTGACCTGCTATTTGTGAGACATAGTAGCTATCTTTTGGTCTCATGTGGCCTGTGTTCACAAGCTTGGACCATGTATCCATCACACAGTTACCATTAAACCAATTCAATTAAATGTGAATTTTATCTTAATGGGAAAActtaactgagaaaaaaaaaatctaaaaactaagaaaaaaaagtctaagcTGAGATTATACCTGAGTAAcaagttgttggtttttttttttcaaagttttaaagactgttttaaaatgactataaactaagtcagttttctttagggtaAAGACTGGAAATGCAAAGGTCTGGAGAGTTGGTACAGCAGTGAAGAGCATTTTCTGCTTTTGCAGTGTGggtccaagttcagttctcagtacccacgtggcagctcacactcatctgtaaccccaattccaggtccaatgccctcttctgacctgtgcaGAGTTCTgacacacgtggtgcacacacaaatacttacacacacaccatatagttttttaaaacataaatgaagaaaaagaccTAAATTAATAGAATTAAGCAGTATCTTATtaaatgtacgtgtgtgtgtatgtgtgtgtaaaaattgTAGCCTGAGTGCCTGGTTCTCAAGCATGAACTTTGTAAATGACAACATCATGACCCAATTGtcatggaaaataaaagaacCTATGTTCTCACAACCTATGGGCCACCAGTTAGGCACCCTTAGACCTAATGAATGTTCCAAGGCAGTTCTTTCTCCAATATGGTCCAGAGGAACCAAAGGTTGGACACAAAAGCGACTGAAagatttctttatgtgtatgggtgtttgtcaGGCATGGACATCTGTTCGGCATGTCATGCACTGGCCGTAGGAGGGCACAGGatccaggactggagttacagatggttgtgagccaccatgtgggtgctgggaatgtaaagtgggttctctggaagaaaagtcagtactctactgctgagccacctcgACAGactctaataataaaataaagtgacaTCTTTCACTGGTCATTTTTAGCATGAGATAAGTGACTCTAATGAGTCATCAGAATGAAGGTCAATCTTGCCTGAttagaaacacacagacactaatGTGATAAAagaatttgctattttttttttcaaattgtcttACATGAAACACTTTACTAAGGTATTCTTTAATGATGGCAAAAAACCATCATGGGGTATTGGTGGaggtattaaggcaactctacatagttaaaagggagatttattttgtggagtaacttacaagtaaagggataggttacagggtccgggaaaggtgtagcgcagtccagcggtgttctctggagaactctgctctgtctacctccagtgtctaggatccaggaaccaagagagccggcacatccggatctcaggtcttaagtgctcctgtctcggccccgccttgtaggcataacagttaccaaagcctcaatgggggtagttcttccaggtcaaagctggaacagctacccactacaatgggggtcttatgaaagaaaaaggaacaaagatAAAATGACAGTTTTGACACTTAAAAAAACATTAGATTTCATTATAAATTTACTCAAACTATCCAGTAGTATTTAAATAGATCCACTTTTTATACAAAACAAATCCCCTAACACAGTAGAGTTACATAGTACCTTGACTAACACCAATTTGATGCTTTACGATTTCAATGTATTGTTAACCAATTTCCAAGCTCAAGCAAGTTTAGATATGTCTTCATACTGAATCCCTTCCACTCTGCGTCCTTTCAAAGGTCCGGTTTCAATGACTATGGTGGCTGAAAAGGTCTTTTCATTGATGGATTCCAGGGTGCCTTCATTCCCCCTGTAGCCACCGTTCAAAACTAGAATTCTTTTCCCCGGTGCTGGAATGACAGTCTCTAAATGAGTCTGGTCCAGTTTCAGCCTGTCTCCAGAGTCAATCATCTTTACCACAGCTGTGTATCTGTCAATCACTTCCTTAACAACACCCTTCTTCTTGTGGTATTTCTCTCCGAGTTTCTTGGTTATAATTTTCACAACGATTCCAGGCTGTAGCCAGGCGTCTGTTCGCgcagttcttttcttttcctcttctagcTCCATGATTTCGTCCAGTGcggacttctttttcttctttgcgGGCTGAGCCGAGCTCTGGGAAGACTCTTTCCGCCTCACGGAGGCTGCACTTCCCAGCGTCTTCAGTGCATTTGGTCCCAAAGAGCTTGACTTGGACGATGTTGCTCCTGCTGAGCTACCTGCTCCTTTATTTAGATTGAATGTAactttttcttcatcattttctcGGCTCAATTCTGTAAAAACAGGCGTCTCCTGCTCTTTTCCTTCCAGACCTCTTCTCACCTGCTCCTCAATGAACTTGGCAGTCTTTTCTTCATCGTCAAGatcctgcttcttctttttttctaactcCAGTTGCCGGCGAATGGTTTCCGGGTCTCTGTCTATGTACTGAATGTACCAACCTTTTGGTGTCTCGTCCACTTTACACAACCCTTGGGGGGAGAAAACCAACATGACTTCGTGTACATCCAAAGTAAACTACAAGCACAGTGTGTTCCATCTCTGCACATTCAGTGACTACAATCAAGTGTCCTCAAACACAAAGCCCTGAAACACAGGGCAATTTCTTCACTTCCATGCTTATATAGCTACGCTCAGGTAACAGCTAAGCAAGAGCTGCCGAAGGAATTACTTTAGGAACAACTGTTCAACTACAACAGAGTCCTTACTGTCCAATGAACACAGAATGATCTGTTAACTTAATAAAGTGGCACTCTAAATGAGCTAAATATTGACACCAAATTTCTCCTGTCTTCCTAATTTCTCATCGTATGAagttcagaaacagaaaaagaacaactAAATGCTTTGCCCTTTAAACAGACTCTGCTGATTTCTCGTTATAGTTACCCCTGCCCCTTGCTCCTCCTTTGCCTCATCTTGTGGCTTTGTTCCATCACGTGCTCCCTGACATGATGCT of Peromyscus leucopus breed LL Stock chromosome 5, UCI_PerLeu_2.1, whole genome shotgun sequence contains these proteins:
- the Kin gene encoding DNA/RNA-binding protein KIN17, producing the protein MGKSDFLSPKAIANRIKSKGLQKLRWYCQMCQKQCRDENGFKCHCMSESHQRQLLLASENPQQFMDYFSEEFRNDFLELLRRRFGTKRVHNNIVYNEYISHREHIHMNATQWETLTDFTKWLGREGLCKVDETPKGWYIQYIDRDPETIRRQLELEKKKKQDLDDEEKTAKFIEEQVRRGLEGKEQETPVFTELSRENDEEKVTFNLNKGAGSSAGATSSKSSSLGPNALKTLGSAASVRRKESSQSSAQPAKKKKKSALDEIMELEEEKKRTARTDAWLQPGIVVKIITKKLGEKYHKKKGVVKEVIDRYTAVVKMIDSGDRLKLDQTHLETVIPAPGKRILVLNGGYRGNEGTLESINEKTFSATIVIETGPLKGRRVEGIQYEDISKLA